From a single Elusimicrobiota bacterium genomic region:
- a CDS encoding phosphatidylserine/phosphatidylglycerophosphate/cardiolipin synthase family protein, with the protein MSANQKTGSVTRLCAVWAGLLAAGLSGAWASGALLAGATPYVPLRSAEVFIDGPQLQDQLIGLAREARSSLSVEFLSFYGDEQGWKVAQALGEAAQRGVAVRVLIDSLYYHTSSNRSAPADPYGPGMIDAMRAAGVQVLPSNRFRHGNGPIQRDHRKLVAADGRKGIITGYQPGDTQYGWHDVGIVVEGPEIVSLLEQAFAGSWEESDGRPGPASPPAASGEGWTGTVARLNLTDPSRGESHGIRDTNIARIDSARGHVYVENAFFTDSRVFAALERAAARGVDVRVVFSKNNVHLSAQAGARHHYARLLAAGVKVYERPGMSHTKALSVDGAWASVGSANMMPMLEEAQDEISMEFTGGELARELESKLFAADFAASEPITAETLHFTAVQHLENGTFTAVNRVIADVERFEQGFKSELRELARQ; encoded by the coding sequence ATGTCCGCCAATCAGAAGACGGGTTCCGTGACCAGGCTGTGCGCCGTCTGGGCCGGGCTCTTGGCCGCCGGGCTCTCAGGGGCTTGGGCTTCAGGGGCGCTGCTGGCCGGGGCCACCCCCTATGTGCCGCTGCGCTCGGCCGAGGTGTTCATCGACGGCCCGCAGCTCCAGGACCAGCTCATCGGGCTGGCCCGGGAGGCCCGCAGCAGCCTGAGCGTCGAGTTCCTGTCCTTCTACGGGGACGAGCAGGGCTGGAAGGTCGCGCAGGCGCTCGGCGAAGCGGCCCAACGCGGCGTCGCGGTCCGAGTCCTCATCGACAGCCTCTATTATCACACCAGCTCCAACCGCTCCGCCCCCGCAGACCCGTACGGTCCCGGGATGATCGACGCGATGCGCGCCGCCGGGGTCCAGGTCCTGCCCTCCAACCGCTTCCGCCACGGCAACGGTCCCATCCAGAGGGACCATCGCAAGCTGGTGGCCGCGGACGGCCGCAAGGGCATCATCACCGGCTATCAACCCGGGGACACCCAGTACGGCTGGCACGACGTTGGCATCGTGGTCGAGGGGCCGGAGATCGTCTCCTTGCTGGAGCAGGCCTTCGCGGGCAGCTGGGAAGAGTCGGACGGCAGGCCCGGCCCGGCCTCGCCGCCGGCCGCCAGCGGCGAGGGCTGGACCGGGACCGTGGCGCGGCTCAACCTCACCGACCCGAGCCGGGGCGAGAGCCACGGCATCCGCGACACCAACATCGCACGGATCGACTCGGCCCGCGGCCACGTCTACGTGGAGAACGCCTTCTTCACGGACTCCAGGGTCTTCGCCGCCCTGGAGCGCGCCGCGGCCCGGGGCGTGGACGTGCGCGTGGTCTTCTCCAAGAACAACGTCCACCTCTCCGCGCAGGCCGGCGCCCGGCACCACTACGCGCGGCTGCTGGCCGCCGGGGTCAAGGTCTACGAGCGGCCCGGCATGTCCCACACCAAGGCCCTGTCCGTGGACGGGGCCTGGGCCAGCGTGGGCTCGGCCAACATGATGCCCATGCTCGAGGAGGCCCAGGACGAGATCTCCATGGAGTTCACGGGCGGCGAGCTGGCCCGCGAGCTCGAGAGCAAGCTCTTCGCGGCGGACTTCGCCGCCTCGGAGCCGATCACGGCCGAGACGCTCCACTTCACAGCGGTGCAGCATCTGGAGAACGGGACCTTCACGGCCGTCAACCGGGTCATCGCCGACGTGGAGCGCTTCGAGCAGGGCTTTAAGAGCGAGCTGCGCGAGCTGGCCCGGCAGTAG
- a CDS encoding M48 family metallopeptidase, with protein sequence MRESRRRNAGLLAACLLAAALPGLRAQPLEAARALGEADFGARIRTALAGAHAEGQRRRELEQWWHQHTLGAPYTGRHRPLLLREKWEEDIGRLLYQRLLSGSKLSQDPDRLAMVQRVSARMIAAAGRPDWTWEVQLVDVGPTSAYGVAGDQDQAFALPGGKVGILSGMLTISEGDDGLAAILGHEMAHAVARHLGERITELILVESGLSAAGAVVPPALAVVIPAVVPAAINAARIVTVAQSIYGIGTGQGKSALLAGFSRLQEEEADRIGLVLMAKAGYDPARGVEFWSRLLQETSRPVPPGLMGRIEKHLQVHPITARRIEKMQGWLPGIREQYYRPEASQAR encoded by the coding sequence ATGAGAGAGTCGAGAAGAAGGAACGCCGGTCTGCTGGCGGCCTGCCTGCTGGCCGCGGCCCTGCCCGGGCTCCGGGCCCAGCCGCTGGAAGCCGCCCGGGCGCTGGGAGAGGCCGACTTCGGCGCCAGGATCCGGACCGCCCTGGCCGGAGCCCATGCCGAAGGCCAGCGGCGCCGGGAGCTCGAGCAGTGGTGGCATCAGCACACTTTGGGCGCGCCCTATACCGGCCGCCATCGCCCCCTCCTGCTCAGGGAGAAATGGGAAGAGGACATCGGCCGTCTCCTCTATCAGCGCCTCCTCTCCGGCTCCAAGCTCTCGCAGGACCCCGACCGCCTGGCCATGGTCCAGCGCGTGAGCGCCCGGATGATCGCGGCCGCCGGCCGGCCGGATTGGACCTGGGAGGTCCAGCTCGTCGATGTGGGTCCGACCAGCGCCTACGGCGTGGCCGGAGACCAGGACCAGGCCTTCGCCCTGCCCGGCGGCAAGGTCGGGATCCTCTCCGGGATGCTCACCATCAGCGAAGGCGACGACGGCCTGGCCGCCATCCTGGGCCATGAGATGGCCCATGCCGTCGCCCGCCACCTGGGCGAGCGCATCACCGAGCTGATCCTCGTCGAAAGCGGGCTCAGCGCGGCCGGAGCGGTCGTCCCCCCCGCGCTGGCCGTGGTCATCCCGGCCGTGGTCCCGGCCGCTATCAACGCGGCGCGCATCGTCACCGTGGCCCAGTCCATCTACGGCATCGGCACCGGTCAGGGCAAGAGCGCGCTGCTGGCGGGCTTTAGCAGGCTGCAGGAGGAGGAGGCGGACCGCATCGGCCTGGTCTTGATGGCCAAGGCCGGCTATGACCCGGCCCGGGGGGTCGAGTTCTGGAGCCGGCTGCTCCAGGAGACCTCCCGTCCCGTGCCGCCAGGCTTGATGGGCAGGATCGAGAAGCACCTCCAGGTCCATCCCATCACGGCCCGCAGGATCGAGAAGATGCAAGGCTGGCTTCCCGGGATACGGGAGCAGTACTACCGGCCCGAAGCGTCCCAGGCTCGCTGA